A stretch of DNA from Trichoplusia ni isolate ovarian cell line Hi5 chromosome 9, tn1, whole genome shotgun sequence:
GGACTCctgatttgataaaattatattatttgatactaaatataattgtaacCTATGTGTAAGGCTATTATAGGACCGTTGATGGAGTACAAATAGAGTTTCTATACACCCTACTTATGGCTGACTTTGTCAAAGGTGTTAGAAAAATCAGTGTACCTAAATGGCATTGACTAGTTGCACTTTATGAATCTATGTTTGAATGCTATGCCATATCTTTTGTAGAGATTTAAGTAGGGActgaaattgacattttaattattttatcgctTGTATTAATTAAGATTGCTTATCATCAATAAGTTTTCTTTATCATTACTAATACTTCACAGTACTACTGCTTggctatttaaataaaaataacgaatttgAAATTTTGCCTACAATAAGCTTGACATGTATTGGTAATGGATTCAATGTGAATAATCCTAGGAAGGTTAAAGGTTACATAGAAACAATGATCCAATTaatgtatcaaaacaaaagttaaattaaaagtcTTTATTTGTTGATGTCACGTGGCCTAACACTCCAATCAAATAGACGCAGATCgtaaatatgttacaaaaattcagttaatcaaaacaaaatttcaaatacatATAGCAGAAGCGGCTTCAGTGTCAAGGTTACGCTAGTGTTCAATACGATCATGACTTGCAAAGTTTATCACCACACTACCAAAAATAGTACTAAGTTTTTTTCGTCCATAAGTTATTAACAGTTGCAACTGATCCTTGCTAAGATTTACTTGACTGAGGTTCATAATAATCGTTTTTCTTTTCCCCGTCGTACTCTTCATCGtcacttttattaatatcttcATTCATAACCTGCCAATATGATGGCGGCAGATCATGTGTTGATAATTGATCTGTTGAAGGTTCCCctgtttttatttcacaatcCAACATATTCAATATCACAGGTAGATCTAACGACGCATTTATATGAGGAAAGGGAAACCTAACCGTCACCCTCGCTTTATATTCTTTAGCAATCACTTTAGagttttgtattgaaaacaAATGCGGGAATGATGGGATTATATATCTGAATGTAGTCTCACTCTTTTCTGTAATTCCCGAGTACTCTCTGGTTGTTCCATTTACAATAGTGGGATTTATATGTTGTGCGTTACATTCCGCCGTATATGTCATAAGGTTTACTAATTCAGTTCTTATTCCAGTGATTGGTATGCCTGTTTCCTTTTGTATAGTTACTGTAAGCATAATGTCTTCTCCTGCATTTATAAACGTCTTTTCTACTTCACCttttatgtttacaaatttgtttttagatgAAAACAGAAATTCCTTTCTGAAACCTGCTATTAGAGGTTCCGGTAAAGTTGGTTGGGGATTACTGTAAACTTGAATTGTTGTGCTGAATTTCGCCGATGATTTAATGAAACCTGGTTTCTTGAAGACAACTTTGATTTTGTATGTTATACTTCCAGTCTCGTCGCTATGAGTCGAAGGTGCGTCTTCAGGAAGTAAAAATTGAAATGGGCATTGATACGATCCTGGTTCAATTTGTGTTATTTCATGATCTTTCAATTGTAATATATCTATGTGTTGCTCAACGTACGTTTCGGTACCGACATATGTTCTTCTATTTTTAGAGCTTCCTTCTTGCCATCTGCAATATCCAGTACCTATCAGGGATACTGTAGCACCGCAGAACTCTGTTGGTTTGTCGACAAGGTAGTTCACTGTCCCTGTGACTTCGCCTCCAGTCTTGTATAGAGAGCACCCTTCGTTGTTTAATAACAATTGACACTTCACTCCCATTTCGTGATTAAAATATGCGTCGTTCTTGCGTGGATGACGATACAGCACTAAAGCTGATTATCTAAAAGAAGCGTTTCATATCAATATCTTATCTATATTGATATTAGTTCCCTGATGACTTCTTTTGGGAGTTGTGTAATATTCAAACTATTGTGAATCTTAGCAAAAAGATGCTTAATTTTTTGTGGatcattaatattatcaatCACTAAAGAATCTGCAAAATTGTCTTCTTTATCGTACTATTGATTCCGTAAATAAGTGAATCACGTTCGTGtaccaattttaaaataataggattcactttaaatattgttgtgcAATGCAATGAGCCATTCTATTCATGCGGCATTTATTAGCTGCCTATCAAGTAGTTGATTTTCAGATTAGCATGATGACAATTGTTAAGTACACTAAGGTTCTTATTAAATGTTCACGGTGCTGGTTCTACCTTCACGTGTTTAATAATCTCATCTGGCTAGTTGAAATAGcgatttatttatctatgtttGGGTATAACTGATTTACCTGGTTGAAATGAATTAATCTAAtcattacttataaataaatcattatcacTAAAACATGACTTTATGTAACAAAAGCAGGCAATTAACATTCTGATTTCTTatgcaaataacaaaattgtctgaactacttttatttcttcatgCTTTGTATTGCCAATGAAAATGTCACAGTTAAGGGAAGTACCATGacataaactaaaattataggATTAGTATTGCTAGTATTTTAGAGAAAGGGCAATTAATATAAACTGTTATATCAATACATCTAACAGTTTGTCTGTATTGATATAACTACAATTAACTACAATTATAAAAGAGGATAATAAAACTGTAGAGGTGACTTAAGcatcaaaatgttattatggATAGTATTTTAGTACAGCTTTAAGTTtcaagaacataaaatattggattttcataaaattatgacaCTAGTTATAATAATCCATTTCCATGTAGCGTAATTTGAAGGATAAGTTAATTGTACCACATTCATGTTATCagtttgagtaaaaaaaaatctggcatTTAAAGCAAATCTTCTTTACCTCCTGCTGCCTCCGGTGACAGACTGGCTACCTGAGGGTAAGCATTAAAAGCTGGAAATAATTATCAGTGCTAGAGG
This window harbors:
- the LOC113497387 gene encoding arrestin domain-containing protein 1-like; its protein translation is MGVKCQLLLNNEGCSLYKTGGEVTGTVNYLVDKPTEFCGATVSLIGTGYCRWQEGSSKNRRTYVGTETYVEQHIDILQLKDHEITQIEPGSYQCPFQFLLPEDAPSTHSDETGSITYKIKVVFKKPGFIKSSAKFSTTIQVYSNPQPTLPEPLIAGFRKEFLFSSKNKFVNIKGEVEKTFINAGEDIMLTVTIQKETGIPITGIRTELVNLMTYTAECNAQHINPTIVNGTTREYSGITEKSETTFRYIIPSFPHLFSIQNSKVIAKEYKARVTVRFPFPHINASLDLPVILNMLDCEIKTGEPSTDQLSTHDLPPSYWQVMNEDINKSDDEEYDGEKKNDYYEPQSSKS